The Cryptococcus neoformans var. neoformans B-3501A chromosome 4, whole genome shotgun sequence genome has a window encoding:
- a CDS encoding hypothetical protein (HMMPfam hit to Kelch, Kelch motif, score: 36.3, E(): 8.6e-08): MLIPLYLAGLLLLYIPFLARTQASPSTQIPSRWGHASSYLPSPPTLVIHGGKTDPDSAYSYSSAPNVGSTLFLPLNATFIAQSAPVTEIKSPSGPALAWHTLSQFAYSNGTWQILSFGGDSGTSQPSQTSNNSVWLDNFDLQNYSSLQYVNQPESWGSQPSNRIYHSAVTGIDDKVYITGGLKDDGSNTAFADVYLFDSSHSYFTPLPSLPDCHYHHESILLGNGSILVLGGAFTSQITSNVDVHPYTNFRRLDLSSNSASGWVEVAVTGDAPQGRRGATATATGDGDKVILLGGASSDLQTVYDEIWTLDLNTLTWEKEKVAEAGTGPGARFDHSAIAVDENQIIVFGGRSNWSQLAYKSNSSKQAIRKLAQRMGESTYTTPSRTLGSSQQYRGHRICHGEDTLHIVIFGDNGGPCVQLHALAVPSSTIAINSGDSGAYSHSLTVPLVIGLTIGSVGLAGALLAVCMWRARRRLTRRKAYGDPSYASSPRSRTFNPIRRHSPVEEEGPKLIDEMMDEKGTNVHKEMENPRTEAGTLSAVIAFRLEVGAVGRGFSSISSRIRGSRWDSRPYSELTDYSPNDAQAMPHPPAPARQMGIGIHLLGPPLRRDKSLYYSPSNSTAHVTSVAQDNRIGIFCDEDSTRSEHHRRDPVHFEELPGTKECGVLRSHAGKWYSANSNNGAEEKEVGAPSQLPSQTEAVPMPQISITKANKYGSYCSPYESLQYRLPNFRPSEPLEFPGVTNAFPIPGYGSLRSNPHSAHIHESLTSRHSDDMDESGQDVHVAIENQPSPTIQNPLHRKGSIFKRMAEASASVLLGRRPSQASGRLSMNQLEIRDPAPQPTLWPVLSQVQLCSVGIATPSLVAHENRQHPPVSWRDNVSQGLLPNDSYGPSISSLKSFRSMRDMIIVQKEETQDNIETFRIIDEDDSGGSPEPKAAGLTTHLQRRESNENMCTPKEDHGEIDGFTCKQEPSREGWEATILMDSLAFEPRVLDLSLKAIVDPGAFTDSSAILKTAGLLDTESVAETESGLSDSLSHGSDKNSSLEEAASGTPQTDPSIFSHSPGETKPPHEHVTPLSAESSFDFCATSAGKARRRPVREVVNSINKRGDNTPMGLLAPRSFYSPAPGSSSGGMKVHSGPISKSTMSSDDADPSGICNPFVTSESEYVSQSMRPTSTSPTFKGPIAPHDTAIIPKQRETPVGQVKTKTMWEMVKREETLRIANPDAASVSESKKPLPDFHG, encoded by the exons ATGCTCATCCCACTATACCTAGCAGGGCTACTTTTACTATATATACCATTCCTTGCCCGAACGCAGGCATCACCCTCCACCCAAATCCCTTCAAG ATGGGGCCATGCCTCTAGCTATCTTCCCTCTCCGCCTACGTTGGTCATCCATGGTGGGAAGACAGATCCCGATTCTGCCTATTCGTACTCTTCTGCACCTAATGTCGGatccaccctcttcctaCCCCTTAATGCGACATTTATTGCCCAATCTGCTCCGGTCACTGAGATCAAATCGCCTTCGGGTCCAGCCCTAGCCTGGCATACGCTATCCCAGTTTGCCTATTCCAACGGAACCTGGCAGATCCTGTCCTTTGGTGGTGATAGCGGCACAAGCCAGCCCAGTCAAACTTCAAACAATTCTGTATGGCTTGATAACTTCGACTTGCAAAATTATTCTAGCCTGCAATATGTAAACCAGCCCGAGAGCTGGGGTTCGCAGCCTTCCAATAGGATTTATCACTCGGCAGTGACTGGCATAGACGACAAGGTTTATATAACAGGCGGACTCAAGGACGATGGGTCCAATACAGCTTTTGCAGATGTTTATTTGTTCGACTCAAGCCATAGCTATTTCACTCCGCTCCCGAGTCTTCCAGATTGCCACTATCATCATGAGTCAATTCTCCTGGGCAATGGTTCAATCTTAGTGTTGGGTGGTGCATTTACCTCACAAATCACATCAAATGTCGACGTTCACCCGTACACTAACTTTCGCCGTCTCGACTTGTCTTCCAACTCCGCCTCTGGCTGGGTTGAAGTTGCGGTAACAGGTGACGCACCGCAGGGGCGTCGCGGTGCTACCGCTACTGCCACTGGTGATGGGGATAAGGTTATTTTGCTTGGAGGAGCCAGCTCTGACCTCCAAACAGTCTACGATGAAATCTGGACGTTGGATCTCAACACATTAAcctgggagaaggagaaggtagCAGAGGCTGGCACAG GTCCTGGTGCAAGGTTTGATCATTCCGCCATCGCGGTAGACGAAAATCAAATCATAGTCTTTGGTGGTCGGTCAAACTGGTCCCAGCTTGCATACAAATCTAACAGCTCGAAACAGGCTATACGCAAACTGGCCCAGCGGATGGGGGAATCTACATATACAACACCGTCTCGAACTCTTGG AAGTAGCCAGCAGTACCGTGGCCACAGGATCTGCCATGGCGAAGATACCCTGCACATTGTCATCTTCGGGGACAATGGTGGACCTTGTGTCCAGCTGC ATGCCCTTGCGGttccttcatccaccatTGCCATCAACTCTGGCGACTCGGGTGCTTACAGTCACTCACTCACTGTACCTCTCGTCATAGGATTGACCATTGGTTCGGTTGGCCTTGCAGGTGCCCTACTAGCAGTTTGTATGTGGAGGGCGCGTCGTCGCCTCACTAGACGCAAGGCATATGGCGATCCTTCTTACGCAAGCAGCCCCAGGAGTCGGACATTCAATCCAATACGAAGACATAGTCcagtggaggaagaaggcccAAAATTGATagatgagatgatggatgaaaAAGGCACAAATGTTCataaggagatggaaaacCCACGAACCGAAGCGGGCACTTTGTCCGCAGTGATTGCTTTCCGTTTGGAGGTAGGAGCGGTTGGGAGAGGTTTTTCTAGTATATCTAGTAGGATCAGGGGCTCCCGGTGGGATTCGCGGCCATATTCAGAGTTAACCGATTACTCGCCAAACGATGCGCAAGCCATGCCCCATCCACCCGCTCCCGCCCGCCAGATGGGAATAGGTATCCATCTACTTGGCCCCCCCCTCAGGCGTGACAAATCACTATACTATTCTCCCTCCAATAGTACTGCACATGTCACAAGTGTAGCACAAGATAATCGCATTGGCATATTTTGCGACGAGGATTCAACGAGATCTGAACACCATCGTCGAGACCCGGTGCATTTCGAAGAACTTCCTGGCACGAAGGAATGCGGTGTCTTGAGAAGCCATGCTGGAAAATGGTATTCAGCAAACAGTAATAATGGTgctgaagagaaggaagtcgGTGCTCCATCACAACTCCCCTCTCAGACAGAGGCTGTGCCGATGCCTCAAATCTCAATAACCAAAGCCAACAAATATGGCTCATATTGCTCGCCCTATGAGTCTTTACAGTACCGACTCCCAAACTTCCGGCCTTCCGAACCCCTTGAATTTCCAGGAGTCACCAATGCCTTTCCCATACCTGGATATGGTTCGTTAAGATCGAATCCCCATTCTGCACACATCCATGAATCCCTCACCTCTCGCCACTCTGATGACATGGACGAGAGCGGTCAGGACGTCCATGTTGCTATCGAAAATCAGCCATCTCCAACGATTCAGAACCCTCTTCACCGCAAAGGCTCGATCTTTAAGCGTATGGCCGAAGCAAGTGCATCCGTTCTCTTGGGCCGCCGGCCGAGTCAAGCCAGTGGGCGCTTATCTATGAATCAGCTAGAAATCCGTGATCCTGCGCCACAACCAACTCTCTGGCCTGTTCTCTCTCAAGTTCAGCTTTGTTCAGTAGGGATTGCAACCCCGTCCTTGGTTGCGCATGAAAATAGACAACATCCGCCAGTAAGCTGGAGGGACAACGTTTCTCAAGGGCTTCTACCAAATGACTCTTATGGCCCTAGTATTTCCAGCCTTAAATCTTTCAGGTCGATGAGGGACATGATCATTGTccagaaagaagaaacacAAGACAACATTGAGACGTTTAGGATCATTGATGAGGACGATTCTGGCGGGTCTCCCGAGCCGAAAGCAGCAGGTTTGACAACCCACCTACAGCGAAGGGAATCCAATGAGAACATGTGCACGCCAAAAGAGGATCATGGGGAAATAGATGGCTTCACCTGTAAGCAAGAACCGTCGCGTGAAGGGTGGGAGGCGACGATTTTGATGGACAGCCTTGCTTTCGAGCCCAGAGTTTTGGATTTGTCGTTGAAGGCGATTGTAGATCCAGGCGCTTTTACGGATTCGTCCGCCATTCTCAAAACAGCTGGGTTATTGGACACTGAATCAGTTGCAGAAACAGAAAGCGGGTTGTCAGACTCACTTTCCCATGGTTCTGACAAGAATTCAAGtctggaagaagctgcCTCTGGCACACCCCAGACGGACCCGTCTATCTTTTCCCATTCACCGGGTGAAACGAAGCCTCCTCATGAACATGTAACACCGCTCAGCGCTGAATCATCATTTGATTTCTGCGCCACATCTGCAGGTAAGGCGAGACGACGGCCTGTGCGAGAAGTCGTCAATTCTATCAACAAAAGAGGAGACAACACTCCTATGGGGCTTCTCGCACCTAGGAGCTTTTATTCCCCTGCACCTGGAAGCTCATCTGGCGGCATGAAAGTGCATTCCGGGCCTATCAGTAAGAGTACTATGTCGTCTGATGATGCCGATCCCTCAGGTATTTGCAACCCGTTTGTCACCTCCGAAAGCGAGTATGTTTCACAGAGCATGCGTCCTACTAGCACTTCGCCTACGTTCAAGGGACCAATTGCACCCCATGATACTGCTATTATCCCAAAGCAGAGAGAAACACCCGTAGGGCAGGtaaaaacaaaaacaatgTGGGAAATGGtcaaaagagaagaaacgTTGAGAATCGCGAATCCAGATGCGGCAAGCGTATCGGAATCGAAGAAACCACTTCCGGATTTTCATGGGTGA
- a CDS encoding 60S ribosomal protein L18 (Match to ESTs gb|CF193876.1|CF193876, gb|CF193829.1|CF193829, gb|CF193828.1|CF193828; HMMPfam hit to Ribosomal_L18e, Eukaryotic ribosomal protein L18, score: 366.0, E(): 4.9e-107) has product MGIDIRRHHVKKGNRSAPKSEDPYLLLLVKLYRFLARRTDSKFNRVILKRLFMSKINRPPVSLSRIVKETKNSNPDNSKIVVVVGAILDDERLPEVPKLSIAALRFSTAARERITAAGGEALTLDQLALRAPTGSNTVLLRGKRNVREAVQHFGGPLKGGKPYVASKGRKFEMARGRRKSRGFKIKSTHK; this is encoded by the exons ATGGGTATCGACATCCGCCGCCACCACGTCAAGAAGGGCAACCGATCTGCCCCCAAGTCTGAGGACCCCTATCTCCTCTTGCTTGTCAAGCTCTACCGATTCTTGGCTAGGAGGACTGACTCCAAGTTCAACCGAGTTATCCTCAAGAGGTTGTTTATGAGCAAG ATCAACCGACCCCCCGTTTCTCTCTCTCGAATCGTCAAGGAGACCAAGAACTCTAACCCCGACAACTCCAAgatcgtcgtcgtcgttgGCGCCATCCTCGACGACGAGCGTCTCCCCGAGGTTCCCAAGCTCTCTATCGCCGCTCTTCGATTCTCTACCGCTGCCCGGGAGCGTATCACCGCCGCCGGTGGTGAGGCCCTCACTCTTGACCAGCTTGCTCTCCGTGCCCCTACTGGTTCCAACACTGTCCTTCTCAGGGGTAAGAGGAACGTCCGTGAGGCCGTTCAGCACTTCGGCGGTCCCCTCAAGGGTGGTAAGCCTTATGTTGCCAGCAAGGGCAGGAAGTTCGAGATGGCCCGTGGTAGGAGAAAG TCCAGGGGTTTCAAGATCAAGTCTACTCACAAGTAA
- a CDS encoding hypothetical protein (Match to EST gb|CF193957.1|CF193957; HMMPfam hit to SCP, SCP-like extracellular protein, score: 112.3, E(): 1.2e-30), with translation MLFGVGTFSLLLAVLSTSSALPADKNCTRKLDADIGTTALVADVTASPTSVQSTQGVVLANVQAVSSSSVISASGTSAGAETVQTASQTNTTPSSSSASSLASTSSSSSSASSDSQTFLDLHNEFRALYDADAVTWNDTLASYASDAASACNFAHTGGPYGENLAAGVGAGYNITSGFNSWTNEASDYDSSNPQASHFTQVVWQSTTQIGCAVTNCADGTVFTGYGTDSVNIVCEYYPPGNVIGAFASNVAA, from the exons ATGCTCTTTGGCGTCGGCACCTTTTCGCTTCTGTTGGCCGTTTTGtcaacttcttccgctTTGCCGGCGGATAAAAACTGTACTCGCAAGCTCGATGCTGACATTGGGACCACCGCGCTTGTCGCTGATGTGACTGCTTCCCCCACCAGCGTTCAAAGCACGCAAGGTGTTGTGTTGGCCAATGTCCAGGCCgtttcttcaagctcagtCATCTCTGCTAGTGGAACTTCAGCGGGTGCAGAAACTGTACAGACGGCCTCTCAGACCAATACAACCCCGTCGTCATCAAGTGCATCCTCTTTGGCCTCTACGagttcttcatcctcgtctgcCAGCAGCGACAGTCAGACCTTCCTTGACTTGCACAACGAATTCAGAGCACTTTACG ATGCGGACGCTGTCACTTGGAATGATACTTTGGCGTCCTATGCGTCTGATGCAGCATCCGCTTGCAACTTCGCTCATAC TGGTGGCCCTTATGGAGAAAACTT GGCGGCGGGGGTAGGCGCTGGTTATAACATCACTAGTGGATTTAATAGCTGGACAAATGAAGCGT CCGACTATGATTCGTCCAACCCACAGGCCAGTCATTTTACCCAG GTTGTGTGGCAAAGCACCACTCAAATCGGCTGTGCTGTGACTAATTGTGCCGATGGCACCGTGTTCACCGGCTACGGTACC GATTCAGTCAATATTGTCT GCGAGTATTATCCACCCGGAAATGTGATTGGGGCCTTTGCTTCAAACGTTGCGGCATAA
- a CDS encoding hypothetical protein (Match to ESTs gb|CF194267.1|CF194267, gb|CF189899.1|CF189899; HMMPfam hit to Prenyltransf, Putative undecaprenyl diphosphate synthase, score: 203.5, E(): 4.1e-58), giving the protein MRSLPSTLVHRLFSVATSLLLFLLALGPIPHHVAFVMDGNRRYARELGQQVESGHAEGFNALRRTLEICLRLRIRAVSIYAFAIDNFSRSEKEVGALMNLAKQRLAELCEHGDLLEEYGVKIRFIGQLDMLPPDVLQAVRDMEAMTQDNKNGVLNVCCPYASRDEITTAMKESVRRAYEGELAPSDITAKDVFDSLGVSKAINTVDKSLFVNPEEPEKLDILVRTSDVKRLSDFMMWQASDDTQLHFVKTYWPEFGLSDMLPILLGWQQKAWMRKLGWC; this is encoded by the exons ATGCGCTCCCTCCCCTCCACCCTCGTACaccgcctcttctccgtcgccacctccctcctgctcttcctcctcgcgCTCGGACCCATCCCACACCATGTCGCTTTCGTCATGGATGGCAACAGACGATACGCGAGAGAGCTCGGTCAGCAAGTAGAGAGTGGCCATGCTGAAGGTTTCAATGCCCTCAGAAGA ACTCTCGAGATATGCCTACGATTGAGAATAAGAGCAGTGTCGATATACGCCTTTGCTATAGACAACTTCAGCAGGTCAGAAAAGGAAGTCGGTGCTCTGATGAATCTCGCCAAGCAGCGTCTTGCAGAGCTGTGTGAACATGG AGACCTGCTGGAAGAGTATGGCGTCAAGATACGCTTTATAGGCCAGCTTGATATGCTGCCACCTGATGTGCTCCAAGCCGTCCGCGACATGGAGGCTATGACCCAGGATAACAAAAA TGGCGTATTGAATGTATGCTGTCCGTACGCTTCTCGGGATGAGATCACCACTGCGATGAAGGAAAGCGTTCGGCGGGCATATGAGGGAGAGCTTGCTCCGAG TGATATCACAGCTAAGGATGTGTTCGATTCGCTGGGAGTGTCTAAAGCAATCAACACTGTGGACAAGAGTCTGTTCGTCAATCCCGAAGAGCCAGAAAAACTTGATATACTCGTCCGAACATCAGATGTCAAAAGACTAAGTGATTTCATGATGTGGCAG GCTTCAGACGATACCCAGCTGCACTTTGTCAAAACCTACTGGCCAGAGTTTGGATTATCAGATATGTTAcccattcttcttggatGGCAACAAAAGGCATGGATGCGGAAACTTGGTTGGTGTTGA
- a CDS encoding hypothetical protein (HMMPfam hit to Evr1_Alr, Erv1 / Alr family, score: 115.6, E(): 1.2e-31) yields the protein MTTDIPAQPLKTTKETHPDLPPGLIIGPDGKPCKVCNSWQDWAKIKVKKKAASGGEDAEKKNVSGSGAAVGMAGFGSMLSGAGASKAPTNAPLDRTPDRSNCPPDTAALGRSTWTFLHTTAAYYPINAPPQTQSSMLNLLSSLSLLYPCSWCATDFQKDMRRHPPDVSGRESLMKWLCERHNEVNEKLGKEKFGCDIKNLDVRWKDGPEDGSCD from the coding sequence ATGACGACAGACATCCCCGCGCAACCCCTCAAAACCACTAAAGAGACACACCCCGATTTACCGCCGGGCCTCATCATCGGCCCTGATGGCAAACCATGTAAAGTCTGCAACTCGTGGCAAGATTGGGCCAAGATcaaagtcaagaagaaggctgccagtggtggagaggatgctgagaagaagaatgtttCTGGGTCCGGGGCAGCAGTCGGTATGGCGGGATTCGGCAGCATGCTGTCTGGTGCAGGCGCCTCAAAAGCTCCTACCAACGCACCGTTAGACCGAACGCCAGACCGGTCAAATTGTCCACCTGACACCGCAGCCCTTGGGCGCTCTACATGGACTTTTCTGCATACTACCGCTGCTTATTATCCAATCAACGCACCCCCACAGACCCAGTCCAGTATGCTTAatctcctctcttcacTGTCTTTGCTTTATCCCTGCTCGTGGTGTGCCACGGACTTCCAAAAGGATATGCGCCGACATCCGCCCGATGTCAGTGGGAGAGAGAGTTTGATGAAATGGCTCTGCGAGAGGCATAACGAGGTTAATGAAAAAttggggaaagagaaattTGGATGTGATATCAAAAATTTGGACGTGAGATGGAAAGACGGGCCGGAAGATGGTAGTTGCGATTAA